Genomic DNA from Alistipes indistinctus YIT 12060:
AGGATCGTCTGTTGGCTGTAGCCGAAAAACATGCGCGTCACGTCAACCGCGCTTTTTTCGAGGGAGATCCGAATTATAACGGCGGTCGGCCCATCAACCATATTTCGGGCCATCCCGAGATCGAACTCGCCTTGTGTAAATTATTCGGGCAGACCCGCGATTCGCTTTATTTGCGGATGGCGCAGCGTTTCGTCGCGATCCGCGGAACCGATCCTCCCGCCCATTTCACTGGCGATTTGAGCAAGAGCCAGGAACATATCCCCTTGCGGGAGCAGTACGAGCCGGTGGGCCATGCCGTTTGCGCCGCCTATATCTATTCGGGGATGGCCGACGTGGACGCTTTGTGCGGGACGCAGCATTACCGCGTACCGTTGGATTCGATCTGGGAGAACCTGGTTCGCACGCGCATCGCTCTGACCGGCGGCCTTGGAGCCGTCCGTGGGTTGGAGGGTTTCGGTCCGCCTTACAGCCTGCCTAACAAAAATTCTTATAACGAGACTTGTGCGTCGGTCGCCAATGTGCTGTTCAATGACCGCATGTTCCGTTCCCGGCATGATGGACGCTATTTCGACGTGCTCGAATGTGCTTTGTTCAACGGTGCTTTGGCGGGGATCAACTTGGCCGGGGATCGATTCTTTTATGTCAATCCGTTGGAGGCGGACGGATTGCAGCCTTTTAACCTCGGACAGAAAGGGCGTTCCTCCTGGTTCGGTTGCGCTTGCTGCCCGCCAAACATCGCCCGCCTGCTGATGCAGGTTCCCGGCTTGATGTATTACCATACCGGACGTGATATTTATTTGACCTTGTACGGGAGCAGTTCGACCGAAGTTCCGTTGGCAGATGGGACGGTAGCCGTGGAGCAGACCTCGGACTATCCATTCTCTGGCGAGTCTACAATCGTATTGACCCCTGCGAACCCGATGACTTTCGCCTTGCGTTTGCGTATCCCCACCTGGGCTCGCGGCGGCGAGTTTTTGCCTGGCGGCCTTTATACCTATGCCGATGCTGCGTCCGGGCGCTGGACCGTCAAGGTCAACGGTAAACCGGTTGATGTTCCCTTGGAAGAGGGCTTTGCCGTGATCGACCGCCGTTGGCGGCCCGGCGACCGGGTGGAACTGTCGTTGCCGATGCAGCCCCGTTATGTGCAGGCCCGTCCGGAAGTCAAGGCGGATGTCGATCGCGTGGCCGTGGTCTGCGGTCCGTTGGTCTATTGCGCCGAGGAGCCCGATAACGGTTTGGTGCAGCGTTATTATCTGTCCGAACTTCCGGCTTTGCGACGGAGCCTCATCGAGGAGGGTTTATTGAAAGGGCTTCCCGCCGTCGACCTCACGGCTTCCCGCCTTGACACGACGGTCCGCTTGCCTTTGCGGCTGATCCCTTATTATGCTTGGGATAACCGGGGCGATCTCTCCATGGCCGTTTGGTTGCCCCGTACCGGGGCGTTGGCTCAGGAGTCCCTGCCCCGCACCGAGAAGAACAAGGTTTGGTTAAAGGAGGTTCGTTTCACCTGTAACGACGACCAGCCCTTCCGGGATGCTATTTTCGACGGTATGACCCCCGAGCGTTCCCACCACCAGGGTTATCCCTGTTGGACTAGCCGGGGGTGTGAGGGACAGTTCCAGCAGGTCGAGTTCCTCTTTACCCGTCCCCGTTCTTTGGCCGGTCTGTCTGTCTATTGGATCAGCGATGCCCGGACGACGACTTTGTTGCCCGACAGCTGGAGCCTGGAATATCTGCTCGACGGGCGGTGGTTGCCTTTTCCTCGTTATGTGACTGACCTCTATGGCCTGGAGGTCGACCAGTTTAACGACGTGCGTCCCGCCGGGGAGTTGGTCTGCGAGGGGCTGCGGATGCAGATCGAGCCACGTTCCGGGCATAGTGTCGGTATGGCCGAAGTCCGGATTGATTTTGTACCCTGATGAATATTAATTTCTGTTAGATTGCTTTAATCCGGATATTCAATACCTTGCTGAAAGTGAAAACGGACAAAGGCTGACAGCTGAATATACGACCTGCGATGAAAGGAAGGTCTTGATAAAGCAAACGATGCGTTATGAAAAGGCGACCCAAATCAACCGCATCAAATGGCATTATTGGATAAACGGTGAATTCCATTCCGTCCAGAATATGGATATGAGGTTGTTCTTTCCTCAAGAATCGGATTCATATCTGCAGTGGGCTGGATTTGAGATCGTCCACAAGTTTGGAAGTTTTGAAGAAGAGGTGTTTAACGAAAGTTCGGAGAAACAGATATACGTTTTAGCCTTACAATAATTAAATCCCGCAACGCCCCGGAAGGGGAACTGCGGGATTGTTTTTTACCGGGAACAGGGCCCGTTCGCATGTTTATCACCTGCTTCCGGAGTGGTTTCCTGACGGAAATGGCGTTGCTGTCCGCGGCGCCCCGGGCCGGCTCTGATGTGAATTCAATGCGATTGCTGGAGTTCGACCCTATTGATGCGCCGGGGTGTTACGACCTGCTGCCGCCTGGAATCCGGCTTTGAGCGATTCGATCGTCTCTTTCACGCTGGTGATTTTCTTGGAAAGGTAAGCGTTGGCCCCTGCGAAAGCATAGCCTCGTGAGAGGTTGCCTTTGGCTGCGTTGTACAGCGCGAGGATGATGCAATAGGGGCTTTTGGTGTAGTCGCAGGTTTTGATGCAGTGGAACGGACAGCGTTTGGGACGCGTAAGGCCGGCCTTGACTTTCCTCAGGAATTCGCCGCCGATCGCCCGGCCCGGCATGCCCACGGGACTCGCGATGATCTCGATATCCTCTTTGCTCGATTCGATATAGGTTTTTTTGAACGTCTCCGAAGCATCGCATTCGGTGGTGGTGACGAAGATGCTACCCATCTGTACCCCGGCGGCGCCGAGCGACATGATGCGGTAGATATCCTCGCCGGTATAGAGTCCTCCCGCCGCAATCACCGGTATCGGGTGGGCGTGCTGTGCGGCAAAACGGTCCGCAGTGGCCACCACCTCCGGGATCAGGCGCTCGAGCGAGAAATTGTCGTCTTCGATCTGGGTATTTTTATATCCGAGGTGTCCCCCGGCTTTCGGCCCTTCGACGACGATCGCGTCGGGCAGGTAGTTGTAGTTGGTTTTCCACTTCTCGCAGATGATATGTGCGGCGCGCGCCGACGAGACGATCGGCACGAGCTTGGTCAAGCTTTTCTCCCCGAGGTACGAGGGCAGGTCGAGCGGCAGTCCTGCGCCGGAGAAGATGATGTCGGCTTTTTCCTCTATGGCTGTGCGTACCATGTCGGCGAAGTTGCTTAGCGCCACCATGATGTTGACGCCGATTACGCCGCTGGTCTTGGCTCGGGCCTTGCGGATCTCCTCGCGCAGGCCCATGATCGAGTTGGTGCGGTAGTCGTTCGAAAATTTGGGATAGATCAGTCCGATGCCGGCGCAGGAAATTACGCCTACGCCGCCTTCGTTGGCGACGGCCGAGGCGAGGCCCGAGAGCGAGATGCCCACGCCCATGCCCCCCTGGATGATCGGGAGCGTGATTTTCAGATCGCCTATTTGAATGCTTTTCATTTGGTTGTGCGGGTATTCATTTGCGGAAATATGCGGTTCATGTACAGGGAAAAAACCGTCCCCCGCCACCTCCGCAGGGTGGCAAGCGAACGTTTCCGGGCGTGTCGGCAGTTTCATGTCGAATAAATAACATACAAATATAGAGCGATAATATGGATGCGCAATCCGTTTTTTTACGATTCTACAACGCCTAAAATGAAAAAAAACCGGGACATCGTAATTACTGTCCTGGTTTTTATTTGGTTACAGATGTTTTGCGAGTTTTGCAGCCCGGTTTTTTTTACGGTTAATCGAGCTTTTTAATGCTTCCCGCCGAAGAGGTATCCAGCGAGGTGATTTTCGGATCGCCTTTGTAGCGGATACCCGCTGCGCTGGAGGCTTGGGCCGAGAGGGTCTGGACGTCGCCCACCGTAATTCTCGAGGTGGAAGAGGCTTTGAGCGTCGCTTTGTCGATAGTGTAATTCTCGCCGTGGAAACCGCTCGCGCTGCTGGTGGTTACGGTAACCTCGCCGACTTTGCCGCTGATGGTCAGTTCGGCACTGCTGCCAAGGTTGAACACGCCCTGCGCGCCGTTGTGGACGATCTCCCCGTCGGCGCTGCTGGTCAGGTCTGCACGCAGCAGGGGCGTGGTGATCGTTGCATCGATTTCGCCGCTGCTTTTGGCATCGATGACTACCCGTTCGCTGGCCGTCAGTTCGAGGTCGTCGATCTTGCCGCTGCTAGAGAGGTCTATTACGACCGAAGCCGCCGTAAACGGGGTCATCGCCTTGATCTCCGCATTGGAAGAGGCCTTCAGGCTTTTCAGGTTTTTAAGGTAGATTTTCGCTTTCAGGTCGTCCTGTTTTTTCGACAGGAAGTTACCGGTGAGTCCCAGCGTAACCACGCCATTGCCGTCGATATTGAAGATCAGCTTTTTTTCGAGTTCAGCGGGAATTTCGATACTGGCCGAAGTCTTGTCCGACTGGTAGATTTCGACATCGAAATTATTGCCGGCGGCGATGCCGGTTATGTTCTGTCCTTCGAAACGGGTCTGGCGTGTCATCTGTGTCTGTGCGGAAGCTGCGGCCGTGCTGAAAAGTGCGGCGGTGAGCAGCGGGAAGAATAATGTCTTTTTCATGAGATGCTCTGGTTTGACGTTTAATTCGGTACTTGTAGTTTTCACTTCAAATGTATGCAAAATTTCCTTTCAAAAGCTATGCCGCTGCCGGATCGTGTCACGGCGGATCCGTTTACCGGCCCACGGCGGAGGCTTTCGAGGTATTCCCGGTTGGGCTGCACTGTCCGGTTCGTTGTTCCCTGAGCATTTGCAGCGATAAATTTATTCTTCTTTGCGAATCTTTGCCGAAGAGGAGGTCGATACCTGCCGCGTTTTCGGGTCGCCTTTGTAGTAGATGGCCGAAGAGCTGCTTGCGGTGGCTTTGAGATCCTGAACGACACCTACGGTAATCCGCGACGAAGAGGAGCTGCCCAGCGTCGCGCTGCCGATGTTGTACCCGGCGCCGCGGAAAGACGCTGAACTGCTGGTGATGATGTTCGCGCTGCCCACTTCTCCGCTGATGTCGATCCGCGAACTGCTGCTCTGGCCGAAAGTGGCGCTCTTGCCGTGGTGTGTGAGCGAGGCGGATGAGCTGCTGCTCAGCGTACAGTCGAGATCTTGGGCTGCTATCTCGGCGTTCGTAAGTCGTCCGCTGCTGCTGAGGGCGAGCCGGACCCGGCCGGTGGCGTTGAGCTTCAGGTTTTCGATGCGTCCGCTGCTGCTGATGCCGAGCTCCGCCGAATTGCCGGTGAGCGGCGTCATCGGGCGGATGCGGGCACTCGACGAGGCTTTGAGGACGCGGAGGCCCGTGATGTAGATTTTGGCCTTCATTTGTGCGCCATTACTTCGGAGGCTGCGCATGATTTCGTTCAATACGTTGTTCTTTTTTTTCCATGAATAATCCAAGCCGAGGGTAACCACACCCTGGCCGTCTATCTGGAAGATCAGGAATTCCTGCAATTCGGCGGGAATCTCGACGATTGCCCGCGTCGTGTCGGACTGGTAAACCTCGACATTGAATGAACTGCCGGCTACGACACCGGTGATGTTGCGGCCTTCGAACCGGGTTTGGCGGACCATCGGGGTCTCCGCATGCAGGGCCACGCAGCCTGCAGCGAGGAGCACGCTTAACAGAAATTTTTTCATAGCGGTATTCGTAATGGTAATTTTAAGTGTTTGTACGGTAAATGTATGTAAATTTAAAATACTATGCAATACATAATAGTTGTTTTTTGAAAAAACGAACGGTTTCCTCCCGTTCCGCCGGAACAGTTTTGTAATATATTCAAGGGCATGGCGGAGCGATTTCCCGGAAGTTTATTATCTTTGTAAGATGGTATCAAAGCGAAAGTCAGATGAGTGAAGCCAAAATAAAAGTCGGTATTACCCAAGGCGACATCAATGGGATAGGTTATGAGGTGATTATCAAATCACTGCTCGATCCGAGGATGTGCGAGTTGTGCACGCCGGTGGTTTACGGTTCGGCGAAAGCCGCCGGATTTTACCGGCGCCAGGTGGAGGATGCCGAGAATTTCAACTTCAATATTATTGGGAAAGCGTCGGAGGCTAATCCCAGACGGGTTAACCTGATCGACTGCACACCGGGCGAGTTGCGCATCGAGCCGGGACAACTGACCGCCGAAGCGGGGAAGGCCTCGATCGCCGCGCTGAAGGCCGCCGCCGCCGATTTGAAGGCGGGGGCGATCGATGTGGTGGTGACCGCGCCGATCAGCAAGGAAAATGTGCATGAGGCCGGATTCGATTTTACGGGTCACACCGAATTCTTCGCCGCACAGTTCGGCGGCGAGCCGTTGATGATGATGTGCAGCGACCTGCTGAAAGTGGGATTGGTAACGATCCATATCCCGCTCGAAGAGGTGAGTCGTTCGGTGACCGAGGAGAAGATACTGGCCTCGCTGCGCGGCCTGCGCAGTAGCCTGATCCGAGACTTTTCGGTGCGCGAACCCCGGATCGCGGTGCTCGCCCTCAATCCCCATGCGGGTGATGGCGGAGTGATCGGAACCGAAGAGCGGGAGATCATCACGCCTGCGATCCGCACCGCATTTTCGGAAGGTATCCTGGCATTCGGACCATTTCCTGCCGACGGCTTTTTCGCTTCGGGAGGATATGCCAGGTACGATGCCGTGCTGGCGATGTATCACGACCAGGGGCTGGCCCCGTTCAAGGCGCTGTCGCCCGACGGCGTGAACTTTACGGCCGGGCTGCCCGTCGTCCGGACGAGCCCCGCGCACGGGGTGGGTTTCGATATCGCCGGGCAGGACAAAGCCGACGAGCAGGCGATGCGCAATGCGATCTACATGGCGATAGACGTCCTGCGCAGCCGGAAGGTGTATGAAGAGATTTCGGCCGATCCGCTGCAGAAGTTCAAGCGTGAGGGAGGTGCCGACGTGTCGGTGGCCGACCTGCCCCAGACCGAGGCGGCCGATTAGGACATTGGGCCGGATGTAACGGTAAATACCGGGCATCGGACTCAAACCGGGAGGGCCGGAAGTACGGGACGCTTGCCCCGGCATCCGGGTTACAGTATGCGAAAAATCAATAAAAGTCTGGCGGGGGTTCCATCTCGTAACGTGGAAACCCGCGAGCAAAACCGATAAAATAAAAACAGATGATTAAAGTAACTTTCCCTGACGGCGGCATTCGTGAGTACGCCGAAGGAACGACGGCTATGCAGATAGCCGAGAGCATCAGCCCCCGCCTGGCACAGGAGGTATTGGCCGCAACGGTGAACGGCAAGGTAAGCGACCTGAACATGCCGATCACGGCAGATGCTCAGATTAAACTGCACAAATGGGATGACGACGAAGGCAAGCATGCCTTCTGGCATTCGTCGTCGCACCTGTTGGCCGAGGCGCTCGAGGCGCTCTATCCGGGCATCAAGTTCGGCATCGGCCCCAGCATCGAGAACGGGTTCTATTACGACGTCGATTCTCCGGTGCCCATTACCGAGGCGGACCTGCCCAAGATCGAGAAGAAAATGGAGGAGCTCGCCCGGAGTAAGGAGACCATTACCCGCCGCGAAGTGTCGAAGGCCGAGGCACTCGACACTTACACGAAAAAGGGCGACGAATATAAAGTGGAACTGATCAGCGCCCTCGAGGACGGTACGATCAGCTTCTACACGAACGGTAATTTTACCGACCTGTGCCGCGGGCCGCACCTGCCTCACACGGGCTTCATCAAGGCGATCAAGCTGACCTCGATCGCCGGCGCCTATTGGCGCGGCGACGAGCACAACAAGATGCTGACCCGTATCTACGGCATCACCTTCCCGAAAAAGTCGATGCTCGACGAGTACCTGGCGATGCTGGAGGAGGCCAAGAAACGCGACCACCGCAAACTGGGCAAGGAGCTCGAGCTGTTTTGTTTCTCGCCGCGGGTCGGGGCCGGACTGCCGCTGTGGCTGCCCAAAGGCGCTGCGCTGCGCGACAGGCTGGAGCACTTCCTGCGCAATGTGCAGAAGCAGTACGGTTACCAGCAGGTCATCACGCCGCATATCGGGATGAAGGACCTATACGTCACTTCGGGCCACTATGCCAAGTACGGCAAGGATTCGTTCCAGCCGATCCATACGCCGGACGACAGCGAGGAGTTCCTGCTCAAGCCGATGAACTGTCCGCACCACTGCGAGATTTACCGTTGGAAGCCGCGCTCGTACAAGGACCTGCCGCTGCGTTTCGCAGAATTCGGCACGGTGTATCGTTACGAGCAGAGCGGCGAGCTGCACGGGCTGACGCGCGTGAGGGGCTTCACGCAGGACGATGCGCACATCTTCTGCCGTCCCGACCAGCTCAAGGATGAATTCATGAAGGTGATCGACATTGTGCTCTATATCTTCAAGACGCTGAGCTTCGACCAGTTCACCGCGCAGATTTCGCTGCGCGACCCGAACAACAAGGAGAAGTACATCGGTTCGGACGAAAACTGGCACAAGGCCGAGTCCGCGATCATCGAGGCGGCGGCGGAAAAAGGGCTTCCGACGGTGGTCGAACTGGGCGAAGCTGCCTTTTATGGCCCGAAACTTGATTTTATGGTCAAGGACGCCATCGGCCGCAAGTGGCAGCTCGGTACGATCCAGGTGGACTACAACCTGCCGGAGCGTTTCGACCTGACCTACAAAGGCTCGGATGACAAACAGCACCGCCCGATCATGATCCACCGTGCGCCGTTCGGCTCGATGGAGCGGTTCGTAGCCGTGCTTTTGGAGCATACCGGCGGTAAATTCCCGCTGTGGTTGTCGCCCGAACAGGTGGTCGTGCTGCCGATCAGCGAAAAATTCAACGAATATGCGCAAAATGTTTCGGATTTTCTAAATAATTGCGATATTCGCGCTCAGGTGGACGACCGTAATGAGAAGATTGGCCGTAAGATACGCGACAACGAACTCAAAAGGATCCCGTTCCTGCTGATTGTCGGAGAAAAGGAACAGCAGGAGGGGCAGGTCTCCGTACGCGTACAGGGCGAGGGCGACAAGGGTTCGATGAGCCAGCAGGAGTTCGCCGCACTGGTGACCGAAAGCGTGAAAAAAGAGGTGGAAGCCTTGAACAAATAGAAAGTTTCAGCGTGTTTAGTGTTTAATTAATCAAGGAGGACAAAGCTATAGCTATTCCAGTAAGAAAACCACAGTCAAGGCCTGGTTTCCGCGGCAGGATGCCGGAAAAAGAGGCAGCACACAAGATCAATAATTTGATTACCGCCCAGCAGGTGCGTGTCGTCGGCGACAACATTCAGGTGCCGACCGTCGTATCGCTGAAGGAGGCATTGGCGATGGCCGATGAGCAGGGGCTTGATTTGGTTGAAATTTCACCGAAGGCCGATCCCCCCGTTTGCCGGATCGTCGACTATTCGAAGTTCCTTTACCAACAGAAGAAAAAAGCCAAGGAGCTGAAAGCCAAAGCTGTGAAGGTTGTGATCAAAGAGATTCGTTTCGGCCCCAATACCGATGACCACGATTACAATTTCAAGCTGAAGCATGCCGAGAATTTCCTCAAGGACGGGGATAAGGTGAAAGCTTATGTCTTTTTCCGCGGCCGCCAGATCGTTTTCAAGGATCAGGGAGAAATCCTGCTGCTGCGTTTTGCCACCGACCTCGAAGAGTGGGGTAAGGTGGAGCAGATGCCCAAGCTGGAGGGCAAGCGGATGATCATGATCCTCGCGCCGAAACCGAAAAAATAGTTCTGTGCCGTTGTCTGCGGCGGAGCGCTTGAAAACCGTAATGTCTTCGATGTCCACCAGGAGTATCCCGGTGCAGTGAATTGTCGTAGGGATGCGGACATCCGGTGCTGCGTCGGGAATCCGGATGCTTTCGGAGCATCGGGGTAGCGACGGACCGGTATACGATAAAAGATGCCCACCTCCGAAACGAGGTGGGCGTTTGTGTATCCGGGTAACGGGGCATGTGTCCGGGCGGCCCGGATTTGGATTTTACCGGAATCTTGTTCATCTTTACGCTACGGCTTTTTGCGATTACCGGTTTGTTTACTGAGCTGCACCGGTCGTGTTTCACGGACTCAAAGTATGTAAATTTAGGAAAACGATGAATCGGAAAAGAATATGGTGCGCGGCGGCCGTGCTGGCTGTGCTTTGCGTTCCTGTCCGGGCGCAGGATTGGCAGAGCGCCTTGAAAAGCGTGGCTTCGAATGTTGCGGATAAAGCAACGGGCGGGGCGCTGACACAATTGGCACTGGTTGCTACGTGGAACTATATGCAGCCGGGGGTAAAACTCGAGAGCGACAATGCCGTGGCCGACTTGGCCGCATCTGCGACGACCGCGTCGTTACAGTCCAAATTGGCCGGTATCTATGAGAAGGCGGGGATTAAAAGCGGTTCCTGTTCGGTGACCTTCAGCAAGGACAGCACGTTTTCGCTGGTAATCGGTTCGCGCACCCTCAAAGGTACTTATGCGTTCGAATCGGCGACGCACGGCATCACGCTCACTTTTTCGGGAAGCGGTGAGCTTCGCAAATTCGGTGCGATGCACGGTTTCGCCTACCTGAACGGGACGGACCTGCAGTTGCTCTTTTCGGCCGCTAAAGCGCTTTCGCTCGTACAGCAGGTCGGGGAGAAGGCCGCTTCTCTGAACTCTTCGCTGGCGACGGTGAACAGCCTCGCATCGAAAATCGACAACCTCTATCTCGGCTTCGAGTTTGCCAAATAAAGCGGGTTATTTCGCTGTAAGATTTTATTCCGGCCGGTCCGGACCCGTTTTGCAAGGTATTTCGGGTGCGGTTCGTCGGGGAGATTTCGTCGCATATAGGGCGGTTTTAACGGAGTTGTTCGTATGAATGTTGAAGAGTTCAGGGAATATTGCCTTTCGTTCAGGGGTGTTCGTGAGAAAATGCCGTTTCCGAATGTTGCCGATCGGTATAGCCGGGATGTGCTCTGTTTTTATGTCGGGGACAAATGGTTTTGTTTCGTGAATGTCGCGGTTTTCGATTTTTGCTGTATCAAATGCGACCCCGACCGGTCGGGAGAGTTGCAGGCTCGCTACATGGGGATCCGTCCCGGTTGGCACATGAACAAAAAATATTGGATCAGCGTCTATTTCGAGCAGGATGTCCCGGACAGCCTGATCCGCGAATTGGTGAAGGCTTCGTATGACCTTGTGGCCGGCAGCCTGACGAAAAAAGAGCGAGAAGAGCTGGATTCGCTTTAGCCGGTTGCCGTTGCGTGGGAAACGGATTATCCTTTGTTGAAGTGGATCGAGCCGTGATGTATACGTGGTTTATATGGAAAAAGGCACCTTTCGCTGGAAGGATGCCTTTTTGTATTGGTGTCCGGTCCGTCGGGAGCATATTCCTGTGGGCCGGTTCGTTGTCGTTTTTCTATTTGTTTTTCTTCTCTTTCTTTTTTACCTTCTTCGTTTTCCTCTTTTTTTCTTTTTCCTCGCGTTTTTCCGTGTCGCTGAGTAGCTTATTTTCCGCTTTGGTCTGCAATTTGGCTAAACGTTCCCTGCCTTTTTTGCAACCGGTTCCGTCTGTGCAGCCTCCGCATTTTTTGCAACCCATAACTTGCAGGTGAACGTTAGAATGCGTTGATCGTCTCACGGATGCGGCAAAGGCGCGTAAGCAATCCTTCGAAGCGGTCGAGCGGCAGCATGTTCGCACCGTCGCTTTTCGCTTCGGCCGGGTTCGGATGCGTCTCGATAAAGAGTCCGTCGGTACCTACGGCCACCGATGCACGTGCGATCGTTTCGATCATCGAGGGCAGTCCCCCGGTGACTCCGCTGGTCGTGTTGGGTTGCTGCAGCGAGTGGGTGATGTCCATCACCACCGGGTACCCGAGCGCCTGCATCGTGGGGATGCTGCGCATATCGACGATCAGGTCGTGGTAACCGAAAGTCGTGCCGCGATCGGTAAGCAGGATGTTCGGGTTGCCTGCGTCGTGCACTTTGCCGGCCGCAAAAGCCATCGCTTCGGGGGCAAGGAACTGTCCTTTCTTGATGTTGACCACCTTCCCCGTCTTCGCGGCGGCTACCAACAGGTCGGTCTGGCGGCAGAGGAATGCCGGGATTTGCAGTACGTCGGCGTACTGCGCCGCTATCGCCGCCTCTTCCGGGTTGTGGATGTCGGTTACGGTCGGTACGCCGAATTCGCGGCGCACTTTGTCCAGCAGTTTCAGCGCTTTCTCGTCGCCGATGCCGCAGAACGAGTCGAGGCGCGAGCGGTTCGCTTTGCGGTACGAAGCTTTGAAGATGTAGGGGATCTTCAGTGCGTCGGTCACGGCACAGGCCTTTTCGGCCACGCGCATCATCACCTCTTCGTTTTCGACCACGCAGGGGCCGGCCATCACGAAGAACATCCCGCTGCCAAGATGCTTCAGGTTGGGAATATGGTTCAGGATCGGGTTCATCGTATTTCGGATTAAGGGTTTAAAGTCGGGTCGGGTGTATGGTTCGATTGCAGATCAGGGGATAAAACCGGACTGCGTTTGTCGTTATAGGTCGGTTCGTGGCGGGAAATTTTGTTTTAGCCGGGAATTTCCGTTTGTAAGGCTTTCGTTTTTATCGG
This window encodes:
- the infC gene encoding translation initiation factor IF-3 — protein: MPEKEAAHKINNLITAQQVRVVGDNIQVPTVVSLKEALAMADEQGLDLVEISPKADPPVCRIVDYSKFLYQQKKKAKELKAKAVKVVIKEIRFGPNTDDHDYNFKLKHAENFLKDGDKVKAYVFFRGRQIVFKDQGEILLLRFATDLEEWGKVEQMPKLEGKRMIMILAPKPKK
- a CDS encoding GIN domain-containing protein gives rise to the protein MKKFLLSVLLAAGCVALHAETPMVRQTRFEGRNITGVVAGSSFNVEVYQSDTTRAIVEIPAELQEFLIFQIDGQGVVTLGLDYSWKKKNNVLNEIMRSLRSNGAQMKAKIYITGLRVLKASSSARIRPMTPLTGNSAELGISSSGRIENLKLNATGRVRLALSSSGRLTNAEIAAQDLDCTLSSSSSASLTHHGKSATFGQSSSSRIDISGEVGSANIITSSSASFRGAGYNIGSATLGSSSSSRITVGVVQDLKATASSSSAIYYKGDPKTRQVSTSSSAKIRKEE
- a CDS encoding NAD(P)H-dependent flavin oxidoreductase → MKSIQIGDLKITLPIIQGGMGVGISLSGLASAVANEGGVGVISCAGIGLIYPKFSNDYRTNSIMGLREEIRKARAKTSGVIGVNIMVALSNFADMVRTAIEEKADIIFSGAGLPLDLPSYLGEKSLTKLVPIVSSARAAHIICEKWKTNYNYLPDAIVVEGPKAGGHLGYKNTQIEDDNFSLERLIPEVVATADRFAAQHAHPIPVIAAGGLYTGEDIYRIMSLGAAGVQMGSIFVTTTECDASETFKKTYIESSKEDIEIIASPVGMPGRAIGGEFLRKVKAGLTRPKRCPFHCIKTCDYTKSPYCIILALYNAAKGNLSRGYAFAGANAYLSKKITSVKETIESLKAGFQAAAGRNTPAHQ
- a CDS encoding glycoside hydrolase family 127 protein, with product MDRVTLPHCLVKTEPAVENLRRTAHFLSGVPDRMPVRSLFLVSDLYKVMEAAAYSLQVTPDPLLEARMDSIIGWIAGAQRSDGYMYEAHVCGIPDTAEMGSRPYERLISSHELYNMGHLYEAAVAYSRATGKDRLLAVAEKHARHVNRAFFEGDPNYNGGRPINHISGHPEIELALCKLFGQTRDSLYLRMAQRFVAIRGTDPPAHFTGDLSKSQEHIPLREQYEPVGHAVCAAYIYSGMADVDALCGTQHYRVPLDSIWENLVRTRIALTGGLGAVRGLEGFGPPYSLPNKNSYNETCASVANVLFNDRMFRSRHDGRYFDVLECALFNGALAGINLAGDRFFYVNPLEADGLQPFNLGQKGRSSWFGCACCPPNIARLLMQVPGLMYYHTGRDIYLTLYGSSSTEVPLADGTVAVEQTSDYPFSGESTIVLTPANPMTFALRLRIPTWARGGEFLPGGLYTYADAASGRWTVKVNGKPVDVPLEEGFAVIDRRWRPGDRVELSLPMQPRYVQARPEVKADVDRVAVVCGPLVYCAEEPDNGLVQRYYLSELPALRRSLIEEGLLKGLPAVDLTASRLDTTVRLPLRLIPYYAWDNRGDLSMAVWLPRTGALAQESLPRTEKNKVWLKEVRFTCNDDQPFRDAIFDGMTPERSHHQGYPCWTSRGCEGQFQQVEFLFTRPRSLAGLSVYWISDARTTTLLPDSWSLEYLLDGRWLPFPRYVTDLYGLEVDQFNDVRPAGELVCEGLRMQIEPRSGHSVGMAEVRIDFVP
- the thrS gene encoding threonine--tRNA ligase codes for the protein MIKVTFPDGGIREYAEGTTAMQIAESISPRLAQEVLAATVNGKVSDLNMPITADAQIKLHKWDDDEGKHAFWHSSSHLLAEALEALYPGIKFGIGPSIENGFYYDVDSPVPITEADLPKIEKKMEELARSKETITRREVSKAEALDTYTKKGDEYKVELISALEDGTISFYTNGNFTDLCRGPHLPHTGFIKAIKLTSIAGAYWRGDEHNKMLTRIYGITFPKKSMLDEYLAMLEEAKKRDHRKLGKELELFCFSPRVGAGLPLWLPKGAALRDRLEHFLRNVQKQYGYQQVITPHIGMKDLYVTSGHYAKYGKDSFQPIHTPDDSEEFLLKPMNCPHHCEIYRWKPRSYKDLPLRFAEFGTVYRYEQSGELHGLTRVRGFTQDDAHIFCRPDQLKDEFMKVIDIVLYIFKTLSFDQFTAQISLRDPNNKEKYIGSDENWHKAESAIIEAAAEKGLPTVVELGEAAFYGPKLDFMVKDAIGRKWQLGTIQVDYNLPERFDLTYKGSDDKQHRPIMIHRAPFGSMERFVAVLLEHTGGKFPLWLSPEQVVVLPISEKFNEYAQNVSDFLNNCDIRAQVDDRNEKIGRKIRDNELKRIPFLLIVGEKEQQEGQVSVRVQGEGDKGSMSQQEFAALVTESVKKEVEALNK
- the pdxA gene encoding 4-hydroxythreonine-4-phosphate dehydrogenase PdxA is translated as MSEAKIKVGITQGDINGIGYEVIIKSLLDPRMCELCTPVVYGSAKAAGFYRRQVEDAENFNFNIIGKASEANPRRVNLIDCTPGELRIEPGQLTAEAGKASIAALKAAAADLKAGAIDVVVTAPISKENVHEAGFDFTGHTEFFAAQFGGEPLMMMCSDLLKVGLVTIHIPLEEVSRSVTEEKILASLRGLRSSLIRDFSVREPRIAVLALNPHAGDGGVIGTEEREIITPAIRTAFSEGILAFGPFPADGFFASGGYARYDAVLAMYHDQGLAPFKALSPDGVNFTAGLPVVRTSPAHGVGFDIAGQDKADEQAMRNAIYMAIDVLRSRKVYEEISADPLQKFKREGGADVSVADLPQTEAAD
- a CDS encoding GIN domain-containing protein — encoded protein: MKKTLFFPLLTAALFSTAAASAQTQMTRQTRFEGQNITGIAAGNNFDVEIYQSDKTSASIEIPAELEKKLIFNIDGNGVVTLGLTGNFLSKKQDDLKAKIYLKNLKSLKASSNAEIKAMTPFTAASVVIDLSSSGKIDDLELTASERVVIDAKSSGEIDATITTPLLRADLTSSADGEIVHNGAQGVFNLGSSAELTISGKVGEVTVTTSSASGFHGENYTIDKATLKASSTSRITVGDVQTLSAQASSAAGIRYKGDPKITSLDTSSAGSIKKLD